From one Bacteroides intestinalis DSM 17393 genomic stretch:
- a CDS encoding YggS family pyridoxal phosphate-dependent enzyme, whose translation MNIADNLQQVLNELPEGVRLVAVSKFHPNEAIEEAYRSGQRVFGESKVQEMTAKYESLPKDIEWHFIGHLQTNKIKYIVPYVALIHGIDSYKLLVEVNKQAEKAGKVVNCLLQLHIAEEETKFGFSFEECRDMLAEGEWKTLSNIQLCGLMGMATNTDDNEQIEKEFCSLSSFFKEVKDSWFADTEAFRELSMGMSHDYHQAIAAGSTLIRVGSKIFGDRTY comes from the coding sequence ATGAATATTGCAGATAATCTTCAACAAGTGCTGAACGAACTACCTGAAGGGGTGCGATTGGTAGCTGTTTCCAAATTTCACCCCAATGAAGCGATAGAAGAAGCTTATCGCTCCGGGCAGCGAGTGTTCGGTGAAAGTAAGGTGCAAGAAATGACTGCCAAGTACGAAAGCCTTCCCAAAGACATTGAATGGCATTTTATCGGGCATCTGCAAACTAATAAAATAAAGTATATTGTACCCTACGTAGCTCTGATTCACGGCATTGATTCATACAAGCTTCTTGTTGAGGTCAATAAACAGGCCGAAAAGGCCGGGAAAGTGGTCAACTGCCTGCTGCAACTACACATTGCAGAGGAAGAGACTAAATTTGGTTTCAGTTTTGAAGAATGTCGGGATATGTTAGCGGAAGGTGAATGGAAAACTCTCAGTAACATACAATTGTGCGGCTTGATGGGCATGGCGACAAATACAGACGACAATGAACAAATAGAGAAGGAATTTTGTTCATTAAGTAGCTTCTTCAAAGAAGTGAAAGACTCATGGTTTGCCGACACAGAGGCTTTTCGGGAGTTGTCCATGGGAATGTCCCACGATTATCACCAAGCTATTGCAGCTGGAAGTACTCTGATACGCGTAGGAAGCAAAATCTTTGGAGACAGAACGTATTAA
- a CDS encoding serine protease has translation MKKNLLLTLTLCLLAQWSVAQAPKWVEKAKRAVFSVVTYDESDKILNTGNGFFVTEDGMALSDYSLFKGAQRAVVINSEGEQMPVEVIMGANDMYDVVKFRVAISGKKVPALVVSPTAPTVGTSVYLLPYSTQKDRSYTAGQVKEESKVEGQYHYYTLDMHLKDKMVSCPVMTADGQVFGLAQKSSGKDTATICYAVGADYAMSQKISPLSFNDHALSSIGIKKALPDTEEQALVYLYMASSQQTPEQYAELLNDFIAQYPNSADGYFRRANSQMYLSKEISSMDKVAADIDKALEVAQKKDDAYFNRAKLIYNYQLTKPETTYKDWTYDKALDEVRKAIAIEELPVYVQLEGDIQFAKKDYAAALASYEKVNKTNIVSPATFFSAAKTKELMEAAPEEVLALMDSCIAHCLQPYTEDAAPYLLERAQARMNAGQGRNAMLDYDEYYKAVRGNVNDVFYYYREQAAFQAKQFQRALDDMAKAIELNPKELTYRSELAAVNIRVGRNEEAIKVLKDALTIDPKYAEAYRLMGVAQLQLKQNKEACASFAKAKELGDPNVDALIEKHCK, from the coding sequence ATGAAAAAGAACTTGTTGTTGACACTCACCCTCTGTTTGCTGGCACAGTGGAGTGTAGCTCAGGCACCCAAATGGGTGGAAAAAGCCAAGCGTGCTGTTTTCTCGGTAGTCACATACGACGAGAGTGATAAGATACTCAATACGGGAAACGGATTTTTTGTTACCGAGGATGGAATGGCTCTGTCTGATTATAGTCTGTTTAAAGGTGCGCAACGTGCCGTAGTCATTAATTCAGAGGGCGAACAAATGCCTGTGGAAGTTATCATGGGAGCAAACGATATGTACGATGTTGTGAAGTTCCGTGTAGCGATCTCAGGGAAAAAAGTACCTGCATTAGTGGTATCTCCTACGGCTCCGACTGTAGGTACAAGTGTCTACTTGTTGCCTTATTCTACACAAAAGGACCGTTCTTATACTGCCGGACAGGTAAAAGAAGAATCTAAGGTAGAGGGACAATACCATTATTATACGCTTGATATGCATCTGAAAGACAAGATGGTAAGTTGTCCGGTAATGACTGCTGACGGACAAGTTTTCGGTCTTGCACAGAAATCTTCAGGAAAAGATACAGCTACCATTTGCTATGCGGTAGGCGCTGATTATGCTATGTCTCAGAAGATCAGTCCTCTTTCTTTTAATGATCATGCTTTATCAAGTATTGGCATTAAGAAAGCGTTACCTGATACAGAAGAACAAGCGTTGGTATATCTTTATATGGCTTCTTCACAGCAAACTCCGGAGCAATATGCCGAATTGCTGAATGATTTTATTGCCCAGTATCCTAATAGTGCCGATGGTTATTTTCGTCGTGCCAACAGTCAAATGTATTTGTCGAAAGAAATAAGTTCGATGGATAAGGTGGCTGCTGATATAGATAAAGCACTTGAGGTAGCACAAAAGAAAGATGATGCATACTTCAATCGTGCCAAATTAATTTATAATTATCAGTTGACTAAACCGGAAACCACCTATAAAGATTGGACATATGACAAAGCATTGGATGAAGTTCGTAAAGCAATAGCAATTGAGGAACTTCCGGTTTATGTTCAGTTGGAAGGTGATATTCAGTTTGCTAAAAAAGACTATGCAGCAGCTCTTGCCAGCTATGAGAAAGTAAATAAAACCAATATTGTTTCTCCTGCTACATTCTTTAGTGCTGCTAAGACAAAAGAATTGATGGAAGCAGCTCCGGAAGAAGTGTTGGCTTTGATGGATAGCTGTATAGCACATTGCCTGCAACCGTACACTGAAGATGCTGCCCCTTATCTGTTGGAACGTGCCCAAGCACGCATGAATGCCGGACAGGGGCGTAATGCAATGCTTGATTATGATGAATATTATAAAGCTGTGCGTGGTAATGTGAATGATGTGTTTTACTATTACCGTGAACAAGCCGCTTTCCAAGCAAAACAATTCCAACGTGCGTTGGATGATATGGCAAAAGCAATTGAACTTAATCCGAAAGAGTTGACTTATCGTTCGGAACTTGCTGCGGTGAATATTCGCGTGGGTAGAAATGAAGAAGCTATTAAAGTTCTGAAAGATGCCTTGACAATTGATCCTAAATATGCTGAAGCTTATCGTTTGATGGGAGTTGCACAATTGCAGTTGAAGCAGAATAAGGAGGCTTGTGCTAGTTTTGCGAAAGCAAAAGAGCTGGGTGATCCGAACGTTGATGCCTTGATTGAGAAGCATTGTAAGTAG
- a CDS encoding bifunctional folylpolyglutamate synthase/dihydrofolate synthase, translating to MDYQNTLLYLYNSVPMFQQVGSSAYKEGLENTLALDEHFGHPHRNFHSIHVGGTNGKGSCSHTLAAILQEAGYRVGLYTSPHLVDFRERIRVNGQSIPKEYVVRFVEKERNFFEPLHPSFFELTTAMAFRYFANEHVDVAVIEVGLGGRLDCTNIIHPDLCIITNISFDHTQFLGNTLEKIASEKAGIIKSGIPVVIGETTPETKPVFTKKAREVDAPIFFAEENQKDEYPGLECELKGLYQTKNTHTLLTAIAQLQQAGYNLSEQAVRSGFAHVCELTGLMGRWQKLQDAPTLICDTGHNVGGITYITEQLKQQSYRKLHFIIGMVNDKDIHGVLALLPKDAEYYFTKASVKRALPENELSRLASEAGLQGSCYPDVPSAVQAAQEKSLPEDFIFVGGSSFIVADLLANRDTLDLH from the coding sequence ATGGATTATCAGAACACTTTATTATACTTATATAACAGTGTCCCCATGTTTCAACAGGTGGGAAGTTCAGCATATAAGGAAGGTTTAGAGAATACACTGGCACTGGACGAACACTTCGGACATCCGCACCGGAACTTCCACAGCATCCATGTAGGGGGAACTAATGGAAAAGGCTCATGTTCGCACACGCTTGCTGCCATTTTGCAGGAAGCAGGATATCGGGTAGGACTTTACACTTCTCCACACCTTGTAGACTTCCGCGAGCGTATTCGGGTGAATGGACAATCCATCCCGAAAGAGTATGTAGTCCGATTTGTAGAAAAAGAACGAAATTTCTTTGAACCTCTACATCCCTCTTTCTTTGAATTGACTACTGCCATGGCATTCCGTTATTTCGCCAATGAACATGTAGATGTAGCAGTTATTGAAGTAGGACTGGGTGGAAGACTGGATTGTACCAATATTATACATCCTGATTTATGTATTATCACCAATATAAGTTTCGATCATACCCAGTTCCTCGGTAATACATTAGAGAAGATAGCAAGCGAAAAAGCCGGTATTATCAAAAGCGGAATACCCGTTGTGATCGGAGAAACTACTCCCGAAACAAAACCTGTATTTACAAAAAAGGCTCGCGAAGTGGATGCGCCCATTTTCTTTGCAGAAGAAAACCAAAAAGATGAATACCCCGGATTGGAATGTGAACTGAAAGGATTATACCAAACTAAGAATACCCATACTTTACTCACAGCCATCGCACAGCTACAACAAGCCGGATACAATCTGAGTGAGCAAGCTGTCCGTAGTGGTTTTGCCCATGTCTGTGAACTAACCGGACTGATGGGACGTTGGCAGAAATTGCAGGACGCCCCTACTCTGATATGTGATACCGGACACAATGTAGGTGGTATCACCTATATCACAGAGCAGTTGAAACAGCAATCTTACCGAAAGTTGCATTTCATTATAGGTATGGTGAATGACAAAGACATACATGGGGTATTGGCATTGCTGCCCAAAGACGCTGAATATTACTTCACGAAAGCCAGCGTCAAACGTGCATTACCCGAAAATGAACTTTCACGGCTTGCCTCTGAAGCCGGATTACAAGGAAGTTGTTACCCGGATGTCCCTTCCGCCGTGCAGGCGGCACAAGAAAAAAGCCTCCCGGAAGACTTTATCTTCGTAGGAGGCAGTAGCTTTATTGTTGCTGACCTGTTAGCGAACCGCGATACACTCGATCTCCACTAA
- a CDS encoding PhoH family protein: protein MGTKKNFVIDTNVILHDYNCLKNFQENDIYLPIVVLEELDKFKKGNEQINFNAREFLRELDLVTDDNLFNKGASLGEGLGSLFVIAGSVDAPDVFDSFPERIPDHKILAVVDWLTRQKKDMKTILVTKDVNLRMKARSIGLLCEDYINDKVINVDIFEKSNEVFEGIDPALIDRIYSSREGLDISEFDFKDIIHPNECFILKSDRNSVLARYNPFTHTICRVNKTKNYGIEPRNAEQSFAFEVLTDPNIKLVALTGKAGTGKTLLALAAALSQMNDYKQILLARPIVALSNKDIGFLPGDAKEKVAPYMQPLFDNLNVIKRQFASNSTEVKRLEDMQKSEQLVIEALAFIRGRSLSETYCIIDEAQNLTPHEIKTIITRAGEGTKMVFTGDIQQIDQPYLDSQSNGLVYMIDRMKDQNLFAHVNLLKGERSQLSELASNLM, encoded by the coding sequence ATGGGAACAAAGAAAAATTTTGTGATTGATACGAATGTAATCCTTCACGACTATAACTGTCTTAAGAATTTCCAAGAGAACGACATTTATCTTCCCATCGTAGTTCTTGAAGAATTGGACAAATTCAAGAAAGGGAATGAACAGATTAACTTCAATGCCCGTGAATTTCTCCGTGAACTCGATTTAGTTACCGATGACAATCTTTTCAATAAAGGTGCCTCTCTGGGCGAAGGTCTGGGAAGTTTATTTGTGATAGCCGGTTCGGTGGATGCTCCGGATGTGTTCGATTCATTCCCCGAGCGTATTCCCGATCATAAGATTCTGGCTGTAGTGGACTGGCTGACGCGCCAGAAGAAGGACATGAAAACCATCCTGGTGACTAAGGATGTGAACCTCCGGATGAAAGCACGTTCCATAGGTCTGCTTTGTGAAGATTATATCAACGACAAGGTGATAAATGTGGATATATTTGAAAAGTCAAATGAGGTATTCGAAGGAATTGATCCTGCTTTAATAGACCGAATTTATTCTTCCAGAGAAGGACTGGATATCAGTGAGTTTGATTTCAAAGATATTATTCACCCGAATGAATGTTTTATCCTGAAGAGTGACAGGAATAGTGTTCTTGCACGTTACAATCCTTTTACACATACAATCTGCCGGGTAAATAAAACAAAGAATTATGGTATTGAACCCAGAAATGCTGAACAAAGTTTTGCTTTCGAAGTGTTGACTGATCCTAATATTAAGTTGGTTGCTCTGACGGGTAAAGCTGGTACAGGAAAGACTCTGCTAGCTTTAGCAGCTGCCCTTAGTCAGATGAATGATTATAAACAGATTCTGCTGGCACGTCCGATTGTTGCTCTATCCAATAAAGACATTGGCTTCCTACCGGGTGATGCAAAAGAGAAAGTGGCACCTTACATGCAGCCCTTGTTCGATAATCTGAATGTCATTAAGCGTCAGTTTGCTTCTAATTCTACTGAAGTAAAACGTTTGGAAGATATGCAGAAAAGCGAGCAGCTGGTAATCGAGGCGTTAGCTTTCATTCGCGGACGTAGTTTGAGTGAAACTTATTGCATCATTGATGAAGCACAAAACTTGACTCCACATGAAATAAAAACTATTATCACCCGTGCTGGCGAAGGAACCAAAATGGTGTTTACCGGTGATATTCAGCAGATAGACCAACCGTATCTGGACAGTCAGTCCAATGGCTTGGTTTACATGATTGATCGTATGAAAGATCAGAACCTTTTTGCTCATGTGAATTTGTTAAAAGGAGAGCGTAGTCAACTAAGTGAATTAGCTAGTAATTTGATGTAA
- the rlmB gene encoding 23S rRNA (guanosine(2251)-2'-O)-methyltransferase RlmB encodes MVDKSEMIFGVRAVIEAIQAGKEIDKILVKKDIQSDLSKELFAALKGTLIPVQRVPVERINRITRKNHQGVIAFISSVTYQKTEDLVPFLFEEGKNPLFVMLDGVTDVRNFGAIARTCECAAVDAVIIPAKGSVTVNADAMKTSAGALHVLPVCREQNLKTTLQYLKDSGFRIVAATEKGDYDYTKADYTGPMCIIMGAEDKGVSYENLALCDEWVKIPMLGTIESLNVSVAAGILIYEAVKQRTN; translated from the coding sequence ATGGTTGATAAGAGTGAAATGATTTTCGGCGTTCGCGCTGTGATAGAAGCAATACAGGCAGGAAAGGAAATCGATAAGATTCTGGTGAAGAAAGACATTCAGAGCGATTTATCCAAAGAACTTTTTGCTGCACTAAAAGGAACTTTGATTCCGGTGCAACGTGTTCCGGTGGAACGCATTAACCGCATTACCCGTAAGAACCATCAAGGGGTGATTGCTTTTATTTCATCCGTTACGTATCAGAAGACAGAAGATTTGGTGCCCTTTCTTTTCGAAGAGGGCAAGAATCCGTTGTTCGTCATGTTGGATGGTGTGACCGATGTTCGTAACTTTGGTGCTATAGCCCGTACCTGTGAGTGTGCAGCGGTAGATGCTGTTATTATTCCTGCTAAAGGAAGTGTAACGGTGAATGCAGATGCAATGAAAACATCTGCCGGAGCCTTGCATGTGCTGCCGGTTTGTCGTGAGCAGAATCTGAAGACTACATTGCAATATCTCAAGGATAGTGGTTTCCGCATTGTGGCAGCTACGGAAAAGGGGGACTATGATTATACTAAAGCTGATTATACAGGACCGATGTGTATCATAATGGGAGCTGAGGATAAAGGCGTTTCCTATGAGAACTTGGCTCTTTGTGATGAATGGGTGAAAATCCCGATGCTGGGTACTATCGAGTCGCTCAATGTTTCTGTTGCGGCAGGTATTTTGATTTATGAAGCTGTGAAACAAAGAACCAACTAA
- a CDS encoding dihydroorotate dehydrogenase-like protein: MATLKTTFAGLELRNPIIVSSSGLTDSAEKNQKFYEAGVGAIVLKSLFEEQIMMEADWLGDPNMYPEGSDYLVEYVRQHKLSEYLELIKETKKVCPIPVIASINCYQDAEWVGFAQQMEAAGADAIEINILALQTDVQYNYGSFEQRHIDILSHIKKTVRIPIIMKLGDNLTNPIALIDQLYANGAAAVVLFNRFYQPDIDIEKMKQISGNVFSTGADLVKSLRWIGIASAAVNKLDYAASGGIHSPEGIVKAILAGASAVEICSAFYQNSYALVAEYTRFLNLWMDRKGMETISQFKGMLNVSDLNGVNTFERTQFMKYFSSRK; encoded by the coding sequence ATGGCAACATTAAAAACTACTTTTGCCGGGTTAGAATTAAGAAACCCGATTATCGTCAGCAGTTCAGGCTTAACTGATAGTGCTGAAAAAAATCAGAAATTCTATGAAGCCGGTGTCGGTGCCATTGTTCTGAAATCTCTTTTCGAGGAGCAGATCATGATGGAAGCTGACTGGCTCGGAGATCCGAATATGTACCCGGAAGGCAGTGATTACTTGGTAGAATACGTCCGCCAGCATAAGCTGTCTGAATATCTGGAATTGATTAAAGAGACTAAGAAAGTATGCCCTATTCCTGTTATTGCCAGTATCAACTGCTATCAGGATGCTGAATGGGTAGGCTTTGCACAGCAAATGGAAGCTGCAGGCGCCGATGCTATAGAAATTAATATTTTGGCGTTACAAACAGATGTTCAGTACAATTACGGTTCATTTGAACAACGTCATATTGATATTCTCAGCCACATCAAAAAGACAGTTCGCATCCCGATCATTATGAAATTGGGCGACAACCTTACTAATCCGATAGCTTTGATAGACCAGCTATATGCCAATGGAGCTGCCGCTGTTGTATTGTTCAATCGTTTCTATCAGCCGGATATCGATATCGAGAAAATGAAGCAAATCTCAGGAAATGTATTCAGTACAGGAGCTGATCTGGTTAAATCTTTACGCTGGATAGGTATTGCCTCAGCAGCAGTAAACAAGCTGGATTACGCAGCATCAGGCGGTATTCATTCTCCCGAAGGAATCGTAAAAGCAATTCTTGCAGGAGCTTCAGCCGTAGAAATCTGTAGCGCATTCTATCAAAACAGTTATGCACTTGTAGCAGAATATACCCGTTTCCTGAATTTATGGATGGATCGTAAAGGAATGGAAACAATCTCTCAATTCAAAGGAATGTTGAATGTTAGCGATTTGAATGGTGTGAATACCTTCGAACGTACTCAGTTCATGAAATATTTCTCCAGTAGAAAATAG
- the recN gene encoding DNA repair protein RecN, protein MLRSLYIQNYALIEKLDISFGAGFSVITGETGAGKSIILGAIGLLLGQRAEVKAIRQGASKCVIEARFDISAYGMEPFFEENELEYEEECILRREVYASGKSRAFINDTPASLVQMKELGEQLIDVHSQHQNLLLNKEGFQLNVLDILSHNDEQLSVYQSLYREWKQTQQDLADLIARAEQNKADEDYIRFQLEQLEEANLSAGEQEELEQETDTLSHAEEIKAGLFRVGQLLTSDEGGLLAGLKESLNTMLGLQKVYSPATELAERLESTYIELKDVSQEVSSQEEDVEFNPERLEEVNDRLNLIYTLQQKHRVTTVEELLALTEEYAAKLAAITSYDERIGELTTLCDTLYNKVKKQAAVLTKARTGAAREVEKQMASRLVPLGMPNVRFQVEMGMRKEPGVHGEDTVNFLFSANKNGALQSISSVASGGEIARVMLSIKAMIAGAVKLPTIVFDEIDTGVSGEIADRMADIMQEMGEQDRQVISITHLPQIAARGCAHYKVYKQDNETETNSHIRSLADEERVEEIAHMLSGATLTEAALNNAKALLGIKR, encoded by the coding sequence ATGTTACGTTCGCTTTACATACAGAATTACGCGCTTATAGAAAAGCTTGATATTAGCTTTGGTGCAGGTTTCTCCGTTATCACGGGTGAGACGGGTGCCGGTAAGTCTATCATACTGGGTGCTATCGGCTTGTTGCTGGGTCAGCGTGCCGAAGTAAAAGCCATTCGCCAGGGTGCATCGAAGTGTGTGATTGAGGCCCGTTTTGATATTTCAGCTTATGGTATGGAGCCTTTTTTTGAAGAGAATGAACTGGAATATGAAGAAGAGTGTATCTTGCGTCGTGAGGTGTATGCATCCGGCAAAAGCCGTGCATTTATCAATGATACTCCGGCTTCGCTTGTACAAATGAAAGAACTGGGTGAACAGTTAATTGACGTGCACTCTCAGCACCAGAATCTTTTGTTGAATAAAGAAGGATTCCAGTTGAATGTACTCGATATATTGTCTCATAATGATGAACAACTTTCCGTTTATCAATCTTTGTACAGAGAATGGAAGCAGACACAACAGGATCTGGCTGATCTTATAGCCCGTGCTGAGCAGAATAAGGCAGATGAAGACTATATCCGTTTCCAGTTGGAACAGTTGGAAGAAGCGAATTTATCTGCAGGTGAACAGGAAGAACTGGAACAAGAGACGGACACATTGAGCCATGCTGAAGAAATAAAGGCCGGTTTGTTCCGTGTCGGGCAGTTGCTGACCTCTGATGAAGGCGGTTTGCTGGCTGGGTTGAAGGAAAGTCTGAATACAATGCTTGGTCTGCAAAAGGTCTATTCTCCGGCTACAGAACTTGCTGAACGTCTGGAAAGTACATATATTGAATTGAAAGATGTTTCTCAGGAGGTTTCTTCTCAGGAAGAGGATGTCGAGTTTAACCCTGAGCGTCTGGAAGAGGTGAATGATCGGTTGAATCTGATTTATACCTTACAGCAAAAGCATAGAGTAACTACCGTAGAAGAGTTGTTGGCGCTTACTGAGGAATATGCAGCAAAGTTGGCCGCCATTACTTCTTATGATGAACGTATCGGTGAGTTGACCACTCTTTGCGATACCTTATATAATAAGGTGAAAAAGCAGGCTGCTGTTCTTACCAAAGCCCGTACCGGTGCTGCCCGTGAAGTGGAGAAGCAGATGGCTTCACGTTTGGTTCCGTTGGGTATGCCTAATGTGCGTTTTCAGGTGGAAATGGGAATGAGAAAAGAACCTGGCGTACACGGTGAAGATACTGTAAATTTTCTCTTTTCTGCCAATAAGAACGGCGCATTGCAAAGCATTTCATCGGTAGCTTCCGGTGGTGAAATTGCACGTGTCATGCTGTCCATCAAGGCCATGATAGCCGGTGCGGTGAAATTGCCCACTATTGTATTCGATGAAATAGATACAGGAGTATCCGGTGAGATTGCCGATCGTATGGCGGATATTATGCAGGAAATGGGCGAACAGGATCGCCAGGTAATCAGTATTACTCATTTGCCGCAAATTGCTGCACGCGGATGTGCACATTATAAAGTATATAAGCAAGATAACGAAACCGAAACCAACAGCCACATACGCAGTCTGGCAGATGAGGAGAGGGTAGAGGAAATAGCCCATATGCTAAGTGGGGCTACTTTGACAGAAGCTGCTTTGAATAATGCAAAGGCGCTTCTTGGTATCAAAAGATAG
- a CDS encoding RidA family protein, which translates to MKKVICSQKAPGAIGPYSQAIEANGMIFVSGQLPIDAATGQMAEGAEAQARQSLENVKHILGEAGLTMANIVKTTVFLQDMSLFADMNKVYATYFDGDFPARSAVAVKALPKDALVEIECIAVR; encoded by the coding sequence ATGAAAAAAGTAATTTGCAGTCAGAAAGCACCGGGAGCTATCGGTCCTTACAGCCAGGCTATCGAAGCGAATGGAATGATATTTGTATCTGGTCAGTTGCCTATTGATGCAGCTACCGGACAGATGGCAGAAGGGGCTGAAGCACAGGCCCGCCAGTCATTGGAGAATGTTAAGCATATCCTTGGAGAAGCAGGTTTGACGATGGCAAATATTGTCAAGACTACTGTTTTCCTGCAAGATATGTCATTGTTTGCAGATATGAATAAAGTATATGCCACCTATTTTGATGGTGATTTCCCTGCTCGTTCGGCTGTTGCAGTGAAAGCTCTGCCTAAGGATGCTTTAGTGGAGATCGAGTGTATCGCGGTTCGCTAA
- a CDS encoding polysaccharide biosynthesis protein: protein MKHKFFHRYLSAKVLPIWTILLIDVLIIVVSSLLAYALRYDFRSIFLESSTIDKTIVCTVIVNLVFFRIFRTYSNVLRFSSFIDIMRIFVSLTVSYALLMISSVLLSSYMDVRLAPVSVFFMAYIISFAMMSCSRIVVKMFYELLNFDGSHSANVFIYGAKEAGVNIAKALRVNLRNHYRLRGFIADEPELINKVMMGVKVFPNDETLIDVLNDRDVHTIIISPAKMEELKRSDMADRLLAHNIKLMTAPPLSEWSGQTLNRTQLKEIQIEDLLQRNPIEIDIHKVASHLEGKRVMITGAAGSIGSEIMRQVASFNPYKLILVDQAETPLHDIRLELQDRWRDIDAETIIADISNATRMEEIFKEYKPQYIFHAAAYKHVPMMEDNVSESIQINVYGTRTIADLAVKYGAEKFVMISTDKAVNPTNVMGCSKRICEIYVQSLAKKLQQKGGHVTQFITTRFGNVLGSNGSVIPRFRDQIQRGGPVTVTHPEIIRYFMTIPEACRLVLEAGSMGNGGEIYIFDMGKPVKIVDLAKRMISLSGRTDVKIEFTGLRHGEKLYEELLNVKELTKPTYHEKIMIATVREYDYDEVKERIQKLIDVSYTYDQMKIVSAMKDIVPEFISKNSCFEALDKKPD, encoded by the coding sequence ATGAAACATAAATTTTTTCATCGATACCTCTCAGCAAAGGTATTGCCGATTTGGACTATTCTGTTGATCGATGTATTGATAATCGTTGTATCCAGCCTGTTGGCTTATGCACTTCGATATGATTTCCGGAGTATTTTCCTGGAATCCTCTACCATTGACAAAACGATTGTATGTACAGTTATTGTCAACTTGGTATTCTTTCGGATATTCCGCACATATTCCAATGTGTTGCGCTTTTCTTCGTTTATAGATATTATGCGCATCTTCGTTTCATTAACAGTGTCTTATGCGCTGCTGATGATTTCGAGTGTGCTTTTATCAAGCTACATGGATGTTCGCCTGGCACCTGTGAGCGTATTCTTCATGGCATATATTATTAGTTTTGCCATGATGTCTTGTTCGCGCATTGTTGTGAAGATGTTTTATGAACTGCTGAATTTCGATGGAAGTCATAGTGCCAATGTCTTTATTTATGGTGCTAAGGAGGCAGGAGTCAATATTGCTAAAGCATTGCGTGTAAATTTGCGTAATCACTATCGTCTGCGTGGTTTCATTGCCGATGAGCCGGAGCTGATAAATAAGGTGATGATGGGAGTGAAAGTATTTCCCAATGACGAGACGCTGATTGATGTACTGAACGATCGTGATGTGCATACCATTATTATTTCGCCTGCCAAGATGGAGGAACTGAAAAGATCAGATATGGCTGACCGTCTTTTGGCTCATAATATCAAATTAATGACTGCGCCTCCTTTGAGTGAATGGAGTGGGCAGACTTTGAACCGTACCCAACTGAAAGAAATACAGATTGAAGACCTCTTGCAACGTAACCCTATTGAAATCGATATCCATAAGGTAGCTTCTCATCTGGAAGGAAAACGGGTGATGATAACTGGTGCTGCCGGTTCTATCGGTAGTGAAATTATGCGTCAGGTAGCCTCTTTCAATCCTTATAAGTTGATTCTGGTAGATCAGGCAGAAACTCCGTTGCATGATATTCGTCTGGAGTTACAGGACCGTTGGCGTGATATTGATGCGGAAACGATTATTGCAGATATTTCCAATGCTACGCGTATGGAAGAAATCTTTAAAGAATATAAACCTCAGTATATTTTTCATGCGGCTGCTTACAAGCATGTGCCGATGATGGAGGACAATGTTTCAGAGTCTATTCAGATTAATGTGTATGGAACCCGTACTATTGCTGATTTGGCTGTGAAATATGGAGCTGAGAAGTTTGTAATGATTTCTACCGATAAAGCTGTAAACCCCACAAATGTGATGGGATGTTCTAAACGTATTTGTGAGATTTATGTACAGTCTTTGGCGAAGAAGCTGCAACAGAAAGGTGGGCATGTAACCCAATTCATTACGACACGTTTCGGCAATGTATTAGGCTCCAACGGTTCTGTAATTCCCCGCTTCCGCGATCAGATACAACGTGGTGGTCCGGTGACTGTTACTCATCCTGAAATTATCCGTTATTTCATGACGATTCCTGAAGCTTGCCGCTTGGTACTCGAAGCCGGTAGTATGGGAAATGGGGGTGAGATTTATATCTTTGATATGGGTAAGCCGGTGAAGATTGTAGATCTTGCCAAACGTATGATCAGTCTTTCAGGACGTACGGATGTGAAGATTGAGTTTACAGGACTACGCCATGGAGAAAAACTTTATGAAGAGTTGCTGAATGTAAAAGAGTTGACCAAACCGACTTACCATGAGAAGATCATGATTGCAACAGTCCGTGAATATGATTATGACGAAGTAAAAGAGCGTATCCAAAAACTGATAGATGTTAGTTATACTTATGATCAGATGAAGATTGTGTCAGCTATGAAGGATATTGTTCCTGAATTTATCAGTAAGAATTCATGTTTTGAAGCATTGGACAAGAAACCGGATTAA